A single genomic interval of Oryza sativa Japonica Group chromosome 7, ASM3414082v1 harbors:
- the LOC4342896 gene encoding bisdemethoxycurcumin synthase, whose protein sequence is MAPTTTMGSALYPLGEMRRSQRADGLAAVLAIGTANPPNCVTQEEFPDFYFRVTNSDHLTALKDKFKRICQEMGVQRRYLHHTEEMLSAHPEFVDRDAPSLDARLDIAADAVPELAAEAAKKAIAEWGRPAADITHLVVTTNSGAHVPGVDFRLVPLLGLRPSVRRTMLHLNGCFAGCAALRLAKDLAENSRGARVLVVAAELTLMYFTGPDEGCFRTLLVQGLFGDGAAAVIVGADADDVERPLFEIVSAAQTIIPESDHALNMRFTERRLDGVLGRQVPGLIGDNVERCLLDMFGPLLGGDGGGGWNDLFWAVHPGSSTIMDQVDAALGLEPGKLAASRRVLSDYGNMSGATVIFALDELRRQRKEAAAAGEWPELGVMMAFGPGMTVDAMLLHATSHVN, encoded by the exons ATGGCACCGACGACGACCATGGGAAGCGCCTTATACCCGCTCGGCGAAATGCGGCGGTCGCAGCGCGCCGACgggctcgccgccgtgctcgccatCGGCACCGCCAACCCTCCCAACTGCGTTACCCAGGAGGAGTTCCCCGACTTCTACTTCCGCGTCACCAACAGCGACCACCTCACTGCCCTCAAGGACAAGTTCAAGCGTATCT GTCAGGAAATGGGCGTGCAGAGGCGGTACCTGCACCACACGGAGGAGATGCTGTCCGCACACCCGGAGTTCGTGGACCGCGACGCGCCGTCGCTCGACGCGCGGCTGGACATCGCCGCGGACGCCGTGCCGGAgctggcggcggaggccgccaaGAAGGCGATCGCCGAGTGGGGCCGCCCGGCCGCCGACATCACCCACCTCGTCGTCACCACCAACTCCGGCGCCCACGTCCCGGGTGTCGACTTCCGCCTCGTCCCGCTCCTCGGCCTCCGCCCCTCCGTGCGCCGCACCATGCTCCACCTCAACGGCTGCTTCGCCGGCTgcgccgcgctccgcctcgccaaggacctcgccgagaacagccgcggcgcgcgcgtcctcgtcgtcgccgccgagctcaccCTCATGTACTTCACCGGGCCCGACGAGGGCTGCTTCAGGACGCTCCTCGTCCAGGGCCtgttcggcgacggcgcggccgccgtcattgtcggcgccgacgccgacgacgtcgaGCGCCCGCTGTTCGAGATAGTGTCGGCGGCGCAGACGATCATCCCGGAGTCGGACCACGCCCTGAACATGCGGTTCACGGAGCGCCGCTTGGACGGCGTCCTCGGGCGGCAGGTCCCGGGGCTCATCGGGGACAACGTCGAGCGGTGCCTCCTGGACATGTTCGGCCCActtctcggcggcgacggcggcggcgggtggaacGACCTGTTCTGGGCGGTGCACCCGGGCTCGTCGACGATCATGGACCAGGTCGACGCGGCGCTCGGCCTCGAGCCCGGCAAGCTGGCGGCGAGCCGCCGTGTGCTCAGCGACTACGGGAACATGTCTGGCGCTACGGTGATCTTCGCGCTGGACGAGCTGCGCCGGCAgcgcaaggaggcggcggcggcgggtgaatGGCCGGAGTTGGGAGTGATGATGGCGTTCGGCCCGGGGATGACCGTTGATGCGATGCTGTTGCACGCCACCTCTCATGTGAATTaa